The Ornithodoros turicata isolate Travis chromosome 9, ASM3712646v1, whole genome shotgun sequence genome includes a region encoding these proteins:
- the LOC135368525 gene encoding glucose transporter type 1-like isoform X2: MCCLNCHSCCRCPEGLTCMLVLAIFASVLGMFQFGYNLGVINSPRKILEDFISSVYQERTGYQISKNFKDWLWAITVSIFAIGGMVGGISGSMIANRFGRKGGLLINNILGILGGSLMGFSNASRSIELLIFGRLIIGINCGLNTALVPMYLLEISPVPLRGGLGTVSQVGVTVGMLLSQILGIQVILGTAEGWPYLLAIAVIPAILQLVLLPLCPESPRYLLISKQQESLARGALQKLRCSSLVEDDIEEMKTEEQAQQQESKITMMQVMSNKSLQLPLLIGVMMHLSQQLSGINAVFYYSVRLFEAAGLSENMSKYANIGVGVVMVIMTLVSIPLMDRAGRRTLHLYGLGGMFIFSIFITISLLVKFLYQWITYMSVVSTLCFVVFFAIGPGTIPWMLTAELFSQGPRPAAMSIGVLVNWSANFFVSLIFPPMQEELGNYSFLPFTALLGLFWTFTYKKVPETKNKTFEEISALFRRNDPVNINGLAVQANALPPGQDAVFEEKAETYGTFSLWAE; the protein is encoded by the exons ATGTGCTGCTTGAACTGCCACAGCTGCTGTCGGTGCCCCGAG GGCCTGACATGTATGCTGGTATTGGCCATCTTTGCATCCGTCCTTGGCATGTTCCAGTTTGGCTACAATCTAGGTGTAATCAATTCGCCACGAAAA ATATTAGAAGACTTTATTTCATCAGTTTATCAAGAAAGAACAGGATATCAGATATCCAAGAACTTCAAGGACTGGTTGTGGGCAATCACTGTTTCAATATTCGCCATTGGTGGGATGGTAGGAGGTATTTCAGGGAGCATGATCGCAAACCGTTTTGGAAG gAAAGGTGGTCTGCTCATCAATAACATCCTCGGCATTCTGGGGGGCTCACTCATGGGCTTCAGTAATGCCTCCAGAAGCATAGAGCTGCTCATTTTTGGTCGCCTTATCATTGGTATCAATTGTG GTCTCAACACTGCTCTAGTGCCAATGTACCTGCTCGAAATTTCTCCCGTGCCACTACGAGGAGGGCTAG GTACTGTGAGTCAAGTTGGGGTTACTGTGGGAATGTTACTGTCCCAAATTTTAGGCATTCAAGTAATTCTGGGAACAGCGGAAGGCTGGCCATACCTATTAG CGATAGCAGTTATCCCAGCTATCCTGCAACTGGTATTATTGCCCCTCTGTCCTGAGAGTCCAAGGTATTTGCTCATTTCAAAGCAGCAAGAATCTTTAGCGAGAGGAG CATTACAGAAGCTCCGTTGCTCAAGCTTGGTAGAAGACGACATCGAAGAAATGAAGACTGAGGAACAGGCTCAACAACAAGAGTCTAAG ATCACCATGATGCAGGTTATGTCGAACAAATCATTACAGCTTCCGCTCTTAATTGGAGTCATGATGCATCTCTCTCAGCAGCTTTCTGGCATAAATGCT GTTTTCTATTACTCTGTGAGACTATTTGAAGCAGCAGGTCTTTCAGAGAACATGTCCAAGTATGCCAACATTGGAGTTGGTGTAGTCATGGTTATCATGACTCTTGTCTCCATACCACTCATGGACAGGGCGGGAAGGCGTACTCTTCACCTCTATGGTTTAGGGGGCATGTTCATCTTCAGTATATTCATCACTATTTCTTTGTTAGTCAAG TTCTTATACCAATGGATCACCTACATGAGTGTTGTCAGCACATTGTGCTTTGTAGTATTTTTTGCAATTGGTCCAG GTACAATCCCCTGGATGTTGACAGCTGAGCTGTTTTCACAAGGCCCTCGACCAGCAGCCATGAGTATAGGTGTTCTTGTCAACTGGTCGGCTAACTTTTTTGTGAGCCTCATCTTTCCTCCAATGCAG GAGGAGCTTGGAAACTATTCATTTCTTCCATTCACTGCCCTGTTGGGCCTCTTCTGGACTTTCACATACAAGAAGGTGCCGGAgacaaagaacaaaacattTGAAGAGATTTCTGCCCTCTTCAGGAGGAATGACCCTGTAAATATCAATGGGCTTGCGGTACAGGCAAATGCTTTGCCTCCTGGCCAAGATGCAGTATTTGAAGAAAAAGCAGAAACTT ATGGAACGTTTTCATTGTGGGCTGAATGA
- the LOC135368525 gene encoding glucose transporter type 1-like isoform X1 encodes MCCLNCHSCCRCPEGLTCMLVLAIFASVLGMFQFGYNLGVINSPRKILEDFISSVYQERTGYQISKNFKDWLWAITVSIFAIGGMVGGISGSMIANRFGRKGGLLINNILGILGGSLMGFSNASRSIELLIFGRLIIGINCGLNTALVPMYLLEISPVPLRGGLGTVSQVGVTVGMLLSQILGIQVILGTAEGWPYLLAIAVIPAILQLVLLPLCPESPRYLLISKQQESLARGALQKLRCSSLVEDDIEEMKTEEQAQQQESKITMMQVMSNKSLQLPLLIGVMMHLSQQLSGINAVFYYSVRLFEAAGLSENMSKYANIGVGVVMVIMTLVSIPLMDRAGRRTLHLYGLGGMFIFSIFITISLLVKFLYQWITYMSVVSTLCFVVFFAIGPGTIPWMLTAELFSQGPRPAAMSIGVLVNWSANFFVSLIFPPMQEELGNYSFLPFTALLGLFWTFTYKKVPETKNKTFEEISALFRRNDPVNINGLAVQANALPPGQDAVFEEKAETCYLHQHHHHHHHCHYGKYHNRKKLEVNSLEDQL; translated from the exons ATGTGCTGCTTGAACTGCCACAGCTGCTGTCGGTGCCCCGAG GGCCTGACATGTATGCTGGTATTGGCCATCTTTGCATCCGTCCTTGGCATGTTCCAGTTTGGCTACAATCTAGGTGTAATCAATTCGCCACGAAAA ATATTAGAAGACTTTATTTCATCAGTTTATCAAGAAAGAACAGGATATCAGATATCCAAGAACTTCAAGGACTGGTTGTGGGCAATCACTGTTTCAATATTCGCCATTGGTGGGATGGTAGGAGGTATTTCAGGGAGCATGATCGCAAACCGTTTTGGAAG gAAAGGTGGTCTGCTCATCAATAACATCCTCGGCATTCTGGGGGGCTCACTCATGGGCTTCAGTAATGCCTCCAGAAGCATAGAGCTGCTCATTTTTGGTCGCCTTATCATTGGTATCAATTGTG GTCTCAACACTGCTCTAGTGCCAATGTACCTGCTCGAAATTTCTCCCGTGCCACTACGAGGAGGGCTAG GTACTGTGAGTCAAGTTGGGGTTACTGTGGGAATGTTACTGTCCCAAATTTTAGGCATTCAAGTAATTCTGGGAACAGCGGAAGGCTGGCCATACCTATTAG CGATAGCAGTTATCCCAGCTATCCTGCAACTGGTATTATTGCCCCTCTGTCCTGAGAGTCCAAGGTATTTGCTCATTTCAAAGCAGCAAGAATCTTTAGCGAGAGGAG CATTACAGAAGCTCCGTTGCTCAAGCTTGGTAGAAGACGACATCGAAGAAATGAAGACTGAGGAACAGGCTCAACAACAAGAGTCTAAG ATCACCATGATGCAGGTTATGTCGAACAAATCATTACAGCTTCCGCTCTTAATTGGAGTCATGATGCATCTCTCTCAGCAGCTTTCTGGCATAAATGCT GTTTTCTATTACTCTGTGAGACTATTTGAAGCAGCAGGTCTTTCAGAGAACATGTCCAAGTATGCCAACATTGGAGTTGGTGTAGTCATGGTTATCATGACTCTTGTCTCCATACCACTCATGGACAGGGCGGGAAGGCGTACTCTTCACCTCTATGGTTTAGGGGGCATGTTCATCTTCAGTATATTCATCACTATTTCTTTGTTAGTCAAG TTCTTATACCAATGGATCACCTACATGAGTGTTGTCAGCACATTGTGCTTTGTAGTATTTTTTGCAATTGGTCCAG GTACAATCCCCTGGATGTTGACAGCTGAGCTGTTTTCACAAGGCCCTCGACCAGCAGCCATGAGTATAGGTGTTCTTGTCAACTGGTCGGCTAACTTTTTTGTGAGCCTCATCTTTCCTCCAATGCAG GAGGAGCTTGGAAACTATTCATTTCTTCCATTCACTGCCCTGTTGGGCCTCTTCTGGACTTTCACATACAAGAAGGTGCCGGAgacaaagaacaaaacattTGAAGAGATTTCTGCCCTCTTCAGGAGGAATGACCCTGTAAATATCAATGGGCTTGCGGTACAGGCAAATGCTTTGCCTCCTGGCCAAGATGCAGTATTTGAAGAAAAAGCAGAAACTT GCTAccttcatcaacatcatcatcatcatcatcactgtcACTATGGAAAGTACCACAATCGAAAAAAACTAGAAGTGAACAGTCTAGAAGACCAGCTGTAA